The following coding sequences are from one Rutidosis leptorrhynchoides isolate AG116_Rl617_1_P2 chromosome 11, CSIRO_AGI_Rlap_v1, whole genome shotgun sequence window:
- the LOC139874364 gene encoding receptor-like protein kinase HERK 1 gives MESPSTKFSHLQIPLENVLEATNNFDDKNVIGHGGLGKVYKGRIFRSGKWLKIAARRFNNKHKKGIEFWTEISALSSLKHENIVSLIGFCDENHEKVIINKREAKGSLEMHLSNPNLTWIQRLRISVGVARALSYTHNEEGRNYSVIHRNISTSTILLDNKFEPKLSGFEYSITHSLHRMDDVLFSEAIGTKGYMDPEILKTGGVTHKSDIYSFGIVLWEIFSGMKALDLPSIYDRFLVSLAKFENDDVFFFKDIVLPSLYHQIYNESGQTFTSTAILCVKDERVQRPDMKYIVQQLEKALELQLPYESLNVRPYSLLFSFAIIILYIN, from the coding sequence ATGGAATCTCCGAGCACGAAGTTCAGTCACTTACAAATCCCACTTGAAAACGTACTAGAAGCCACCAATAACTTCGATGATAAAAATGTCATCGGGCATGGTGGATTGGGCAAGGTTTATAAAGGACGCATCTTTCGGTCCGGGAAGTGGCTGAAGATTGCAGCCAGGAGATTCAACAATAAGCATAAGAAAGGCATCGAATTCTGGACAGAAATCTCGGCGCTTTCTAGTCTCAAGCATGAAAACATAGTCTCTCTTATTGGGTTTTGTGATGAAAATCACGAGAAGGTCATCATAAACAAGCGCGAGGCCAAGGGAAGTCTCGAGATGCATCTAAGCAACCCGAACCTCACGTGGATTCAAAGGCTGAGGATAAGCGTTGGTGTTGCGCGTGCTTTAAGTTACACCCATAATGAGGAAGGTCGCAATTACTCTGTCATACATCGTAACATTAGCACCTCCACGATATTATTAGATAATAAGTTTGAGCCCAAGTTATCTGGATTTGAGTATTCCATCACCCATTCACTACATCGAATGGATGATGTTCTCTTTTCAGAAGCTATCGGAACAAAAGGGTATATGGACCCAGAAATTTTAAAGACCGGTGGTGTGACCCACAAGTCCGACATCTACTCATTTGGTATTGTTTTATGGGAAATCTTTAGTGGGATGAAAGCGTTAGACCTACCTAGCATATATGATAGGTTTCTAGTTTCACTGGCAAAATTCGAAAACGatgatgtatttttttttaaagatataGTCCTACCTAGCCTATATCATCAGATATATAATGAATCAGGCCAAACCTTCACATCAACAGCAATATTATGTGTAAAGGATGAGCGAGTACAGCGCCCAGATATGAAGTATATTGTCCAACAACTTGAGAAGGCGTTGGAACTTCAGTTGCCATATGAAAGTTTAAATGTAAGACCCTACTCTTTACTATTCTCCTTTGCTATCATCATATTGTATATTAATTAA